The genomic stretch AATGCGATGTGTTGATGGAAAGAGCGATTTGAATCTTTAAGAACCTGTCTGGAAGTTATGATGAAAGAGAGGTGTCAGATGATCCATATATTTGTAGAGTAGATGTTGATATTTAAGGCATTTATTTCCTTGTCGTAGAACGGTCTCATGAATTGTACtctttcgttttcttcagcGTAGAAGCTACTTACGTTGTAATATTCTACGACTATTGATTACGTGTTAGTATTGATGTTGTATTGGTGTTAAATTTTACACTTTAGACTACCATATCATGTCTTACATATGCTTATTTTGGTATTATGCATTTGATAGAGTTATTCGAACTATAGTAGTATAGACTCTATAAGACAGTCAGCCTGGCCCGGCAAACGCTATgaacagaattgaaaattaatGACTCTATTAAAACGAGTAGGAAATTATGAAGTAGACTTTTGAAATATAAAAGCAATCCAAATGCAATTGTAGAAACCGAACATGCTTACAAGTCGGTCAAGCAGACGTCTGGGAACTCGacttcttcgttgttgtGGAGACCTCCAGCGAAGTATTCTCTGCAAGACCAGCTCTTGATGGGGAAGAACCAGTAGGCAAGAGCCCAGATCAAGTAGACAGCAATGACGGCAGAGACATAGTTCATGGTGTTGGCTGTAACAGGCATAAACGATGGGaatgagaagaagatacagGCAAAGATGGACCAGGCGATGGTCACGTAGTTACAGAACATACCGAACTTGCCCAACCAGAAAGGTCCGTGCTTGATGTTGTCTCTACCTCTGTACAACAAGGAGATTGTAGGCACCAAGTAactcaacaacaagaatgtGATACAACCAACGACCATGGAGTTGAAGGCAGCATCACTGGCAAGATAAAGCAAACCTAAGAGACCTAcaaggaaagaagagaacaagTGGGCATTCAAAGGAACTCCCAACTTGGGGTCGACGATAGCCAAGTACTTGGAGAAAGGCAAACCGTTGTCTCTAGCAAAAGACCAACACAAACGGGTTTGCCAAGTGTGACAAGAAATGGTACAGCCACAAGCAGTAGCAAAGACCAAGGCACCAAGAGTTAAAGCACCAGCTTTGTTGCCCAAGGCCTGGTAATAGATATCCAAGATAGGCAAGCCGGTACTGTTGTCGAAGATATCTTGCAAGTTTCTGATGCAGAAGAACATGGCAATCGAGTATGTGAAAGCTGTGACAAAACCAATCGTGACAGTGGAAAGAATAGCCTTGGGGATATCTGTTCTAGGCTTTGTGGTTTCTTCAGCCAAATGACAGGCCGAGtccaaacaagaaaaggacCAGTTAGGGTTGATCAAACCAACAATGAAGGCAATACCAGCAGACGACCAGCCAgtgttgttgtcgaacTTGGTGAAAACAAAGCTGGCATCTTGGTAGTTACCTCTGGAGCAAACCAAGACAGTGATGGTGATAGTTATATAAGAAACAATGGAAACGTACAAAACACCGTTACCCAAGTATGGCAACCACTTCCCGTAGCAGTTGAAGATTACTAAGAAGGCGTTGATCAACTGGTAAATGACAAACAATTGCCATTTATGGACAACATGATCTGGATGAGCCAATACCCAGAAAGCCATCAACTCCTGAGCGATACTGAGAGCCATAGAGGCAGAGGTGAAAAGAGAACCAGCCCAAGCCAAAGAACCACAAAGGTAAGCTAAGAAACTGGAGTATTTCTTGGGAGCCAACACTCTGGACCACACGTACTGGCCACCAGCAGATGGAATAGCAGAAGACAACTCGGACAAGGTGATACCAATACAGTAGGAgataacaacaacaataagaATACCGTAGATAATCATAAGTGGACCACCCGACTGAATACCAGTGATCAAAGAAGCGGAGATACCGAGCCACGAGTTGGTCAAACCAAAACCAATACAGATGACAGAATAGGTGGAGAAAGTTCTCTTCAACGAACCACCCTGGTGGGTGATGGAGATGGTTTCTTGAACATCGTTAGCCAGAAACTCCTTGAGATTTGCATCGTCTgtcttggagttgttgaaaaagtcTGTCGAGACTTCAGCAGCCTTTTCATTTAAACTGTAGTCTGACATTTTATTCTCGGGATAGGTTATACGAAATAGGTATAGCAAACCGTGAAAACGAGAGTCCAGtgaaaaaagtgaaaaattcctgagtgaaaaattcaaatccTTGCCAAAACTTGCTAGGGAAAAAATCGACCAGAgtggaaaagaaaatgcaGACGTCGCCCGTTTTAAGTTATCCACTAGCTACAAACCAGATCTCTAGATCGATGAGTTTTAGAGGTTTATTTTTTTAGAGTAGAATTTTTCGCTACTGGGACaagaaatttttcagtgaGGATATTTCTGATTAAATTCGTATTTATCGTGTGGGTTCATTCGGCGAACACGATAATGTACTGGAATCAGACCATGGGGATTGCATGTGAAAAAATCCACTTCTCGTGTGACACAGAGCCGTGGTAATATGAGCTAAAGTAAGAACCAGTTGTATGAAGGGTAATAATAAAAGGGATTCGCCGTGAAATAATGGCACAAAACGCAAGCTAATACCAAAATGATTAAAAAGTTTTGCACGGTGATTGCACAAATTGACTGTTGAGAAAATATGCACAAAATACAGCATTAGCAGTCTGGTACAGAAGAGAAGTACAGGACGTTGTGTTTGTTATCGTTAGCAGTGACGCTAGATATCATTGGTCGAACTATTTGTTGTTGGGGCAACGCAACGGTTTGAACGGCGAAAGTAGTGGGTAGCTGGAGTTTAAAGGAGAGCAGGAGTTGGAAGGTGAAGGATGAATAGTTCTAACAATAGAGGcgaaaatagaagaatcaaagaaaaaatACTTGAAGTGGCTACCGAATTAAACTAGACATAAATCGTGTAGATCTGGGAAGTCTGGTTACTAGAATAATCGAAAAATCGTGAAGAGAGATGGCCATGAAATAAtaaagaatgaaaagaaaagcaaaAAAACGAACAGTAAAGGAAAGGCATAGACAGTACTTTAAATTAGGATGTTGGTTATTGCAAATCACTGgagattttttttttaacCGAAAACAGAAA from Scheffersomyces stipitis CBS 6054 chromosome 2, complete sequence encodes the following:
- a CDS encoding predicted protein (go_component membrane~go_process transport) — translated: MSDYSLNEKAAEVSTDFFNNSKTDDANLKEFSANDVQETISITHQGGSLKRTFSTYSVICIGFGLTNSWLGISASLITGIQSGGPLMIIYGILIVVVISYCIGITLSELSSAIPSAGGQYVWSRVLAPKKYSSFLAYLCGSLAWAGSLFTSASMALSIAQELMAFWVLAHPDHVVHKWQLFVIYQLINAFLVIFNCYGKWLPYLGNGVLYVSIVSYITITITVLVCSRGNYQDASFVFTKFDNNTGWSSAGIAFIVGLINPNWSFSCLDSACHLAEETTKPRTDIPKAILSTVTIGFVTAFTYSIAMFFCIRNLQDIFDNSTGLPILDIYYQALGNKAGALTLGALVFATACGCTISCHTWQTRLCWSFARDNGLPFSKYLAIVDPKLGVPLNAHLFSSFLVGLLGLLYLASDAAFNSMVVGCITFLLLSYLVPTISLLYRGRDNIKHGPFWLGKFGMFCNYVTIAWSIFACIFFSFPSFMPVTANTMNYVSAVIAVYLIWALAYWFFPIKSWSCREYFAGGLHNNEEVEFPDVCLTDL